The following coding sequences lie in one Thalassoglobus polymorphus genomic window:
- a CDS encoding ThiF family adenylyltransferase, whose amino-acid sequence MIGVGAIGRQVALQLDSIGVRQIQLIDFDAVEATNITTQGYFQDDLGTTKIKATAEQIQHIDPDINTCTIQDRYGPCAFAILYRASCCSAGASCCYDGPATSSEFAPAVRHWRIPSRSNIEMSAVDHRQNLAQLSLGELLSKRRQHTSNKNSTDRIGFDLSAE is encoded by the coding sequence GTGATCGGCGTCGGTGCGATTGGTCGTCAAGTTGCCCTCCAACTCGACTCCATCGGAGTTCGTCAAATCCAACTCATCGACTTCGATGCCGTCGAAGCGACGAACATTACGACACAAGGTTACTTTCAGGACGATCTCGGGACGACAAAAATCAAAGCCACTGCCGAGCAGATTCAGCACATCGATCCCGACATTAACACCTGTACGATCCAAGACCGCTACGGGCCGTGTGCTTTTGCGATTCTTTATCGTGCAAGTTGTTGTAGTGCTGGAGCATCTTGCTGTTACGATGGCCCAGCCACGTCATCAGAATTCGCTCCGGCAGTCCGGCATTGGCGCATACCGAGCAGAAGTAATATCGAAATGAGTGCAGTCGACCATCGACAAAACTTGGCTCAGCTGAGTCTTGGGGAATTGCTCAGCAAGAGGCGTCAGCACACCTCGAATAAGAACTCGACTGACCGTATCGGGTTTGATCTTTCCGCCGAGTGA
- a CDS encoding TolC family protein: MRKLSIPLIFCIPAACGCVTPPEPQPRVSSTAHHIQLTSTGYETEVSVTLPEEPYLEGPYDVDFFVQFALERNPEILAAQNAVAAQVQRIPQVTALDDPMLTDTFQPIPDNSVQTAAGRAPNTLALSQKLPWLGKLRVRGEVAEQESKIALTRLAQAELKVIEDVKLSYYELAYNQNAITIVESDKNLLEQLLQFAEARYRTGATSQQDVLRAQVELDRLADRLIELKRQQRSAQADLAKVIHTSPEAMLQANTDIDVPIVPAQIDALYEAAVRCRPELQERLHAIIRDERKRDLAHMNYYPDFNLGVGWQTVTERNALSMIATGNDNVSFMVGVSLPIWRDKLDAGVREAEQRSLESARRYDASRDDTLRMIRRYIVQAEALEEQIILYKESIIPKSEQALRISTADYRVNKVDFQQILDNWSDLLMFQLQVVRMEASLNQTLASLERVIGCQLATLPETNVVEPARLDPIDLDNLPEIDLPANNDN; encoded by the coding sequence ATGCGCAAACTTTCGATCCCACTTATTTTTTGCATACCTGCTGCTTGTGGATGCGTTACGCCACCAGAACCACAGCCGCGAGTATCATCAACGGCGCACCATATTCAACTCACATCAACAGGATATGAAACGGAGGTCTCCGTCACGCTTCCGGAAGAACCGTACTTGGAGGGCCCGTACGACGTTGATTTCTTTGTCCAGTTTGCCTTGGAGAGGAATCCTGAAATCTTGGCTGCGCAGAATGCAGTGGCCGCTCAGGTCCAAAGAATCCCTCAAGTGACGGCGTTGGATGATCCCATGCTGACTGATACATTTCAGCCCATCCCGGATAACAGTGTCCAAACAGCTGCGGGACGTGCCCCCAACACCTTGGCACTGTCTCAGAAATTGCCATGGCTGGGGAAACTTCGTGTACGAGGTGAGGTGGCTGAACAGGAATCGAAGATCGCTCTGACTCGACTGGCACAGGCAGAACTCAAAGTCATCGAAGATGTCAAGTTGAGCTACTACGAGCTTGCTTATAATCAGAACGCGATCACTATTGTCGAAAGCGATAAAAACCTACTTGAACAATTGCTGCAGTTTGCAGAAGCCCGCTACCGCACGGGTGCAACCAGCCAGCAAGACGTTCTTCGTGCTCAAGTAGAGCTGGACCGGTTGGCTGACCGTTTAATCGAGCTGAAACGGCAACAAAGATCAGCTCAAGCAGATCTCGCCAAAGTCATTCACACGTCACCAGAGGCGATGCTCCAAGCCAACACAGACATTGACGTCCCAATCGTACCCGCGCAGATCGATGCTCTTTATGAAGCGGCAGTACGTTGTCGACCAGAGTTGCAGGAAAGATTGCACGCAATCATCCGCGACGAGCGTAAGCGGGATTTGGCACACATGAATTATTATCCCGACTTCAACCTCGGGGTCGGCTGGCAAACCGTCACGGAACGCAATGCACTTTCGATGATTGCGACTGGAAACGACAACGTCTCCTTCATGGTCGGGGTCAGTCTGCCGATCTGGCGAGACAAGCTTGATGCAGGTGTTCGCGAAGCGGAACAGCGATCTCTGGAATCTGCCCGACGCTACGACGCCTCACGTGACGACACGCTCCGGATGATCCGCCGCTACATCGTTCAAGCTGAGGCATTGGAAGAACAAATCATTCTGTACAAAGAAAGTATTATTCCTAAATCAGAACAAGCTCTGCGTATTTCCACCGCCGACTATCGCGTCAATAAGGTTGACTTTCAACAGATTCTTGACAACTGGTCTGACTTATTGATGTTCCAATTACAAGTGGTTCGCATGGAAGCAAGTTTGAATCAAACATTGGCATCCTTGGAACGCGTGATCGGCTGCCAACTGGCGACACTTCCAGAAACAAATGTCGTCGAGCCTGCTCGACTCGACCCGATCGACTTGGACAACCTGCCTGAGATTGATTTGCCAGCGAACAACGATAATTAG
- a CDS encoding DUF1553 domain-containing protein yields MSISDLIQGQELRAPRIQIRGVFTSIACSVCLVGGILSGTSTSASEAGDLYGEKILEDAPLAWWRMQIVEGKVVQSDGLKGLFPAEVVGSVKSISGPESSRFTEFAKESQAVRFNGRAASLRVNAAADQSALQFSNGDEMTLEAWVRVNAIQSTVYIIGKGRTHTNGFGDRNQNYSLRLVQKGGRAHLSFFFCDAVADAATRAQRKDGHRWTSNSGFPIDGDWHHVAITYRFGEPDSMTGYIDGFPGSGKWDLGGPTSHPPVTDNDQLWIGSSMGGKSGVFNGDIAEVAIYKSIVPADHLRERYIINGEKLTGRVIGEVDPEKIPSDSVQVFLTEGIPASRNWGFVLTTPPSKSWTADRIAFTGLPRKYTDKALIDDYSLPLLLTAATQINVSSEQAGEHRIVLRALSAAKLFVDGKLVGETPFQSLSRSGHGAMHQLKPPQPGLLSLPAAHTEQHITLPLSPGRHIVVLESIIGHPGVRLRVGELSVGISGPDETAFRILSPTKSIPFNDEEWITFIEQERNQLVEMNQKERRHKDQKEREWWERRHVLTRQIVESLPTVDVPNVSSQVNVSNEDVSNEIDRFIQKRLEENGIKPAPVATDLQFLRRLSLDVVGVIPTPEEVDRYMADPAEERRENSIERLLNDPRWADHWVPYWQDVLAENVGIAKPTLNNTGPFRFFIHSAFTDNKPIDRFVTELTLMEGSRYSGGPAGFGIATQNDVPMAAKAHVLGTAFLGVEMKCARCHDSPLQSVSQKDLFSLAAMLGRTGQTVPLTSSIPGTPEEVSEMLVQVTLRPGTKVLPEWPFTQMNNSAISEIPDDAIRNPDDQREQLALLITWPTNERFAQVIANRLWKRYLGRGLQEPVHDWENFAPSHPELLDYLAHQLVLNDYDVKHLARLILNSQTYQRQVSPLNSEETSKPELFAGNIERRLTAEQVVDSLQMALGKDLDTEELTLDRDGRQLVKEFVSLGYPQRAWEMAGTSNDRDRPSTVWPKAQSLVDLMMAFGWRQSRPDPVTVRETTTTPLTPLMLAHGATALRVVDLSDSSEVTQLALEDQPLEHLVERLFMRILTRPPTATEKQLVFDLLQEGYSERVVAGLEVVPAPQIPRSPRSWSNNLNSESNEVAIRAQAQALKGDPKTKRLAPDWRVRLEETIWSLVNLPEFAFVP; encoded by the coding sequence ATGTCGATTAGCGATCTGATTCAAGGACAAGAATTGCGAGCCCCACGAATTCAAATTCGTGGCGTTTTCACTTCAATTGCATGTTCCGTGTGCCTTGTGGGAGGCATTCTGTCAGGAACGAGTACTTCCGCCTCAGAGGCGGGCGACCTGTATGGTGAAAAAATTCTCGAGGATGCTCCTCTTGCATGGTGGCGAATGCAGATCGTCGAGGGCAAAGTTGTCCAGAGCGATGGGCTAAAAGGTCTCTTTCCGGCCGAGGTTGTGGGATCGGTGAAGTCAATCTCGGGGCCAGAATCATCTCGCTTCACTGAATTCGCGAAGGAGAGCCAAGCTGTCAGATTCAATGGGCGTGCAGCTTCATTGCGAGTGAACGCGGCTGCTGATCAATCAGCGTTGCAATTCTCGAATGGCGATGAGATGACTCTGGAAGCTTGGGTGCGAGTCAATGCAATACAATCAACAGTTTATATCATCGGTAAGGGGCGCACCCATACGAATGGATTTGGGGATCGCAACCAGAATTATTCGCTTCGACTGGTACAGAAAGGTGGACGCGCTCATCTCAGTTTCTTTTTCTGTGATGCTGTTGCAGATGCCGCTACTCGCGCTCAAAGGAAAGATGGTCACCGCTGGACATCAAATTCGGGTTTTCCGATAGACGGTGACTGGCATCATGTTGCAATCACGTATCGATTCGGCGAGCCGGATTCGATGACTGGTTACATTGATGGCTTTCCAGGATCGGGGAAATGGGACTTGGGCGGACCGACTTCTCATCCTCCGGTCACGGACAACGATCAGCTTTGGATCGGTTCCAGTATGGGAGGCAAGAGTGGTGTGTTTAATGGAGATATTGCAGAAGTTGCCATCTACAAATCGATCGTTCCCGCAGATCATCTCCGTGAGCGTTACATCATCAATGGTGAAAAGCTAACTGGTCGGGTGATCGGTGAGGTTGATCCTGAAAAAATCCCCTCTGACTCGGTGCAAGTCTTTTTGACGGAAGGCATTCCTGCCAGCCGCAACTGGGGGTTTGTGCTGACGACGCCTCCAAGCAAGAGTTGGACGGCAGATCGAATTGCCTTTACTGGCTTACCTCGGAAATATACAGACAAAGCTCTGATTGATGACTATTCATTGCCATTGTTGCTGACGGCAGCGACTCAAATCAATGTCTCTAGTGAGCAGGCAGGCGAACACCGCATCGTTCTTCGTGCACTGAGTGCTGCGAAGTTATTCGTCGATGGCAAGCTTGTGGGAGAGACGCCATTTCAAAGCTTGTCGCGAAGTGGCCATGGTGCGATGCATCAACTGAAGCCTCCTCAGCCAGGACTCTTATCGCTTCCGGCAGCCCATACCGAACAACATATCACTCTACCACTCTCCCCTGGGCGTCACATTGTTGTGTTGGAGTCAATCATTGGTCATCCCGGAGTCAGACTTCGAGTGGGTGAACTCAGCGTGGGGATTTCTGGTCCAGATGAGACCGCGTTTCGCATTCTCTCACCCACAAAGTCGATTCCGTTCAATGATGAAGAATGGATAACGTTTATCGAGCAGGAACGAAATCAACTCGTCGAGATGAATCAAAAAGAACGCCGCCACAAAGACCAGAAAGAACGAGAATGGTGGGAGCGACGCCATGTGCTCACTCGGCAAATCGTCGAGTCTTTGCCGACGGTTGACGTTCCAAATGTTTCCAGTCAAGTCAATGTCTCGAATGAAGATGTCTCGAATGAAATTGATCGGTTCATTCAAAAGCGTCTTGAAGAAAATGGAATCAAACCAGCACCTGTCGCGACTGACTTGCAATTTCTTCGACGACTTTCTCTTGATGTGGTCGGTGTGATCCCCACACCTGAAGAGGTTGATCGATACATGGCAGATCCCGCAGAGGAACGGCGGGAAAACTCCATCGAACGCCTGTTAAACGATCCACGTTGGGCTGATCACTGGGTTCCGTATTGGCAGGACGTGCTTGCTGAAAATGTTGGAATTGCTAAGCCAACGCTAAACAATACCGGTCCCTTCCGCTTTTTCATTCATTCTGCATTTACCGACAACAAGCCGATTGATCGCTTTGTTACCGAACTCACATTGATGGAGGGAAGCCGCTATTCGGGAGGTCCTGCCGGTTTTGGAATCGCAACGCAGAACGATGTCCCGATGGCAGCCAAAGCCCATGTCCTGGGAACTGCTTTTCTCGGGGTAGAAATGAAATGTGCTCGCTGTCATGACTCACCATTGCAGAGCGTTTCGCAAAAAGACCTGTTTAGTCTGGCAGCGATGTTAGGCAGGACGGGGCAAACTGTGCCTCTCACAAGCAGCATTCCCGGAACGCCCGAGGAAGTGAGCGAAATGCTCGTTCAAGTGACGCTTCGCCCAGGGACGAAAGTTCTCCCCGAATGGCCTTTCACTCAGATGAACAACTCAGCCATTTCCGAAATCCCAGATGATGCGATCAGGAATCCAGATGATCAGCGAGAGCAACTTGCATTGTTGATCACTTGGCCCACAAATGAACGCTTCGCTCAGGTCATTGCGAACCGTCTCTGGAAGCGTTATCTCGGTCGAGGGCTACAGGAACCGGTGCATGATTGGGAGAACTTCGCCCCATCACATCCTGAATTGCTCGATTACCTTGCGCATCAACTTGTATTGAACGACTATGACGTCAAGCATCTCGCTCGATTGATTCTCAACTCGCAAACTTATCAGCGACAAGTTTCTCCTTTGAATTCTGAAGAAACTTCAAAACCTGAACTCTTTGCGGGGAACATTGAAAGACGTCTCACCGCTGAACAAGTGGTCGACTCACTTCAGATGGCACTCGGGAAGGATCTCGACACTGAGGAATTAACGCTGGACCGTGACGGTCGTCAGCTCGTTAAAGAATTCGTTTCACTTGGGTATCCTCAACGGGCGTGGGAAATGGCGGGAACAAGTAACGACCGCGACCGACCATCGACGGTCTGGCCCAAAGCACAAAGTCTTGTCGATTTGATGATGGCTTTTGGCTGGCGTCAATCACGTCCCGACCCGGTGACTGTTCGTGAAACAACAACGACACCTCTGACACCGCTGATGCTGGCACATGGGGCAACTGCCTTGCGTGTCGTTGATTTGTCCGACTCAAGTGAAGTCACTCAACTCGCTCTGGAAGATCAACCATTGGAACATCTCGTCGAACGACTCTTCATGCGAATTTTAACTCGACCGCCGACTGCGACCGAGAAGCAACTCGTCTTTGATCTCCTGCAAGAAGGTTACAGCGAGCGAGTGGTTGCAGGTCTCGAAGTCGTGCCTGCCCCTCAAATTCCTCGTTCTCCTCGATCATGGTCAAACAATTTGAATTCTGAATCCAATGAAGTGGCAATTCGAGCTCAAGCTCAAGCTCTTAAAGGTGATCCCAAGACCAAGCGACTCGCCCCCGATTGGCGAGTTCGCTTAGAAGAAACAATCTGGTCTTTAGTGAACCTTCCCGAGTTTGCATTTGTTCCCTGA
- a CDS encoding efflux RND transporter permease subunit yields MNTDRDNKSSTTELPPATGTQGSSSFLDGIIRFCLDNKLVVALLVMGVIGWGVLVAPFDWEVGGLPRDPVPVDAIPDIGENQQIVFTEWMGRSPQDVEDQIGYPLTVSLLGLPGVKTVRSYSMFGFSSIYIIFDEEIDFYWSRSRVLEKLNSLSSGTLPEGVQPTLGPDATALGQIYWYTLEGRDPEGNPVGGWDLHELRTVQDWYVRYSLMSAEGVSEAASVGGFVQEYQIDVDPDAMRAFRVGLDDIFNAVRMSNVDVGARTIEVNRAEYVIRGLGFIKQVSDIEKSVIKSNDNVPVYIKDVAHVSLGPALRRGMLDKGGAESVGGVVVVRYGYNPLEAIKHVKDKIAEISPGLPTKAVVNYAIVSRSEVTNFAASHDFTAYVDADLNQEAWLQWLRANERASWPDWITTSQVTLVPFYDRAGLINETLGTLNSALFEEILVTIIVVIISVVHLRSSFLISALLPLAVLMCFIAMKTFGVDANIVALSGIAIAIGTMVDMGVVLCENILSHLDEADPKADRKEVIFKATSEVAGAVLTAVSTTVVSFLPVFTMTAAEGKLFRPLAFTKTFALLASVIVALTVIPPVAHVLFAGQLSSEKLKRYLFASLIIAGFVAMIWLPWWVGTILIAISVWHLLEKQMPAGTRKYGPWLANGLAVIVVGLLLTESWLPLGPEKGMLRNLIFVGVLIGSLMLFFQLFQRVIYAPLLGWCLRHKILFLSVPTTFLLMGGSAWLGFERLFSVVPWAVSKVGGDSVAVHESRIWTAGSDLLPGLGKEFMPPLDEGSFLYMPTTMPHASIGEVSQVLQLQNKALMAIPEVESAVGKLGRVESALDPAPVSMIETIINYKSEYMTDKDGHRIDFAYDEETEDYLHDENGELIPDPAGRPYRVWREHIKTPDDIWQEIVKAAEVPGTTSAPKLQPIAARIVMLQSGMRAPMGIKIKGPDLETIEKVALDMERFLKQVPDVEASAVIADRVVGKPYIEIAIDRDASARYGIMIRKVQDVIEVAIGGRRVTTTVEGRERYPVRIRYQRELRDSPEQLGRILVDAPDGTQIPLEQLAKINFVRGPQVIKSEDTFLIAYVLFDMRPGNAEVDVVEQAQHYLQAKIDNGELSLPSGVSYTFSGNYENQIRSQKTLAIVLPVALFVIFLILYLQFKDSLTTSIVFSGIIVAWAGGFIMIWLYGQPWFLDFSIFGTNMRTLFQVQPINLSVAIWVGFLALFGIASDDGVVISTYLDQSFRKKQIDTIGQAREATIEAGVRRVRPCLMTTATTILALIPILTSTGRGADIMIPMAIPSIGGMTIAIMTMLVVPVLYCWVKEIKLRLGIRDTLFEQQS; encoded by the coding sequence ATGAACACTGATCGCGACAACAAGTCATCGACGACTGAGCTACCACCTGCGACGGGCACTCAAGGTTCCAGTTCCTTCCTTGATGGCATTATTCGCTTCTGTCTCGATAACAAACTCGTCGTTGCGCTCCTGGTGATGGGAGTTATCGGGTGGGGTGTCCTCGTGGCTCCGTTTGACTGGGAAGTTGGTGGGCTCCCACGAGATCCGGTCCCCGTCGATGCAATTCCCGACATTGGCGAGAATCAGCAGATCGTCTTCACGGAATGGATGGGCCGCTCGCCACAGGATGTGGAAGACCAGATTGGATATCCACTGACAGTTTCTCTTCTCGGGTTGCCCGGAGTCAAAACAGTCCGCAGCTATTCGATGTTCGGCTTCTCGTCAATCTATATTATTTTTGACGAAGAAATCGACTTCTACTGGTCACGCAGCCGCGTGCTCGAAAAACTGAACAGCTTATCCTCGGGAACCTTGCCTGAGGGAGTGCAACCGACACTCGGACCTGACGCAACCGCTCTAGGACAAATTTACTGGTACACGCTAGAAGGTCGAGACCCAGAGGGAAACCCTGTCGGAGGATGGGACCTTCATGAACTGCGAACCGTTCAGGACTGGTATGTTCGCTACTCACTCATGTCTGCCGAAGGAGTGAGTGAAGCAGCGTCCGTCGGCGGCTTCGTCCAAGAATACCAGATCGATGTTGATCCGGATGCCATGCGTGCGTTCAGGGTCGGATTGGATGACATCTTCAACGCAGTTCGCATGTCCAACGTGGATGTCGGTGCGCGGACGATCGAAGTCAATCGAGCCGAGTATGTGATTCGTGGTTTAGGCTTTATCAAGCAAGTCAGCGACATTGAAAAGAGTGTCATCAAGTCGAACGATAATGTTCCTGTCTACATTAAGGATGTCGCTCATGTCTCCCTGGGGCCTGCTCTACGCCGTGGGATGCTCGACAAGGGAGGTGCTGAGTCTGTTGGAGGCGTGGTCGTTGTCCGCTACGGCTACAATCCACTGGAGGCGATTAAGCACGTCAAGGATAAGATCGCTGAGATTTCTCCCGGACTGCCTACGAAGGCAGTTGTGAACTATGCAATCGTTTCACGTTCGGAGGTGACGAACTTTGCCGCATCGCATGACTTCACAGCCTACGTCGATGCTGATCTGAACCAGGAGGCATGGTTGCAGTGGTTGCGTGCAAATGAGCGAGCAAGTTGGCCAGACTGGATCACGACTAGTCAAGTCACCCTGGTGCCGTTTTACGACCGGGCGGGCCTGATCAATGAAACACTAGGAACGTTAAATTCAGCTCTGTTCGAAGAAATTCTGGTCACGATCATCGTTGTGATTATCTCGGTGGTTCATTTACGAAGTTCGTTTTTGATCAGCGCGCTATTGCCATTAGCAGTGTTGATGTGCTTTATCGCTATGAAAACGTTTGGCGTGGACGCCAACATTGTGGCTCTCTCGGGAATCGCGATTGCCATTGGCACGATGGTCGATATGGGGGTCGTGCTATGCGAAAATATTCTCAGTCATTTGGACGAAGCGGATCCCAAAGCCGACCGAAAAGAGGTGATCTTCAAAGCGACAAGTGAAGTGGCCGGTGCTGTTCTCACCGCTGTTTCAACAACTGTGGTCAGCTTTCTCCCTGTTTTTACGATGACGGCGGCGGAAGGTAAATTATTCCGTCCATTGGCGTTTACGAAAACATTTGCGCTGCTCGCCTCGGTGATTGTCGCCCTCACGGTCATTCCTCCGGTCGCACATGTCCTGTTCGCTGGGCAACTCAGTTCCGAGAAGCTGAAACGATATCTGTTTGCATCTTTGATCATCGCAGGATTTGTAGCGATGATCTGGCTCCCCTGGTGGGTGGGCACAATCCTGATTGCAATATCGGTCTGGCATCTCTTGGAAAAACAAATGCCTGCTGGCACTCGTAAGTACGGACCGTGGCTCGCCAATGGACTCGCTGTGATTGTCGTGGGACTGTTATTGACGGAATCATGGTTACCACTCGGACCAGAGAAAGGGATGCTGCGAAACCTGATTTTTGTCGGCGTATTGATTGGCAGTTTGATGCTGTTCTTTCAACTGTTTCAACGGGTGATTTATGCTCCACTTTTAGGGTGGTGCTTGCGTCATAAAATATTATTTTTGTCCGTTCCCACTACCTTTTTACTCATGGGGGGAAGTGCATGGCTAGGGTTTGAACGTCTCTTTAGCGTGGTCCCTTGGGCAGTCAGTAAAGTGGGCGGTGATTCTGTCGCGGTGCATGAATCGCGAATCTGGACAGCGGGCAGCGACTTGCTACCGGGACTTGGAAAAGAGTTCATGCCCCCCTTGGACGAAGGTTCATTTTTATATATGCCAACGACGATGCCGCACGCCTCCATTGGCGAAGTCTCGCAGGTCCTCCAGCTACAGAACAAAGCTCTCATGGCGATTCCGGAAGTGGAATCTGCCGTCGGGAAACTTGGCCGTGTCGAGAGTGCCTTGGATCCAGCCCCGGTCTCCATGATCGAAACGATTATCAATTACAAATCGGAGTACATGACCGACAAAGATGGGCACCGCATCGACTTTGCCTACGACGAAGAGACGGAAGATTATCTTCATGATGAGAACGGAGAGTTGATTCCTGATCCAGCAGGTCGTCCTTACCGAGTTTGGCGTGAGCACATTAAAACTCCAGATGATATCTGGCAAGAAATTGTAAAGGCTGCCGAAGTGCCGGGAACGACTTCTGCACCAAAGCTTCAGCCCATCGCAGCCAGAATTGTGATGTTGCAAAGTGGAATGCGTGCACCAATGGGGATCAAGATCAAGGGACCCGATCTGGAAACCATTGAGAAGGTGGCGCTCGATATGGAGCGATTCCTGAAACAGGTTCCGGATGTTGAAGCTTCCGCTGTCATCGCTGATCGTGTCGTCGGGAAGCCGTACATTGAAATCGCAATTGATCGAGACGCAAGCGCTCGATATGGAATCATGATTCGTAAAGTTCAGGATGTCATTGAAGTCGCAATCGGTGGGCGCCGCGTGACGACGACTGTCGAAGGGCGCGAACGTTATCCCGTCCGTATTCGCTATCAACGCGAACTTCGAGACTCACCTGAGCAACTGGGACGCATCCTCGTCGATGCTCCTGATGGGACACAAATCCCGCTTGAGCAGCTTGCGAAAATCAATTTCGTACGTGGACCTCAAGTGATTAAGAGCGAAGATACATTCCTGATTGCATATGTCCTGTTCGATATGCGTCCGGGCAACGCTGAGGTGGATGTTGTCGAACAGGCACAACATTATTTACAAGCTAAAATCGACAACGGTGAACTCTCGTTGCCCTCTGGGGTCAGCTATACGTTTTCTGGAAATTATGAAAACCAAATCCGGTCCCAAAAGACATTGGCAATTGTCTTGCCTGTGGCGCTCTTTGTGATATTCCTGATTCTGTATCTCCAGTTCAAAGACTCCCTGACAACCTCCATCGTCTTCAGTGGGATCATCGTCGCCTGGGCAGGCGGGTTCATCATGATCTGGCTCTATGGACAACCGTGGTTTCTAGACTTCAGCATCTTTGGCACCAACATGCGAACTCTGTTTCAAGTCCAACCGATCAATCTCAGCGTGGCGATCTGGGTCGGTTTCCTAGCTCTCTTCGGTATCGCCAGCGACGACGGAGTCGTGATCTCAACGTACCTCGATCAGAGTTTTCGTAAGAAGCAAATCGACACAATAGGTCAGGCTCGAGAAGCAACGATTGAAGCAGGAGTGCGCCGTGTTCGTCCTTGCTTAATGACGACAGCGACGACCATCCTGGCACTCATCCCGATCCTGACATCTACCGGACGAGGAGCGGACATCATGATCCCAATGGCTATCCCCAGCATCGGCGGTATGACGATTGCGATCATGACTATGTTAGTAGTCCCCGTGTTGTACTGCTGGGTGAAAGAAATCAAGTTACGATTGGGGATCCGCGATACCCTCTTTGAGCAGCAATCCTAG
- a CDS encoding DUF1501 domain-containing protein: METHRRQFLKGTVASAMASTLVGAGVGSSKTWASDTSHTLQMPPLGKAEHCIVLWLGGGASQIDTWDPKRQSKDGLKDPGSSYASIPTAIPGAKVCEHLSRTAPLLDRAALLRTVHHDVINEHSAAVNRMHTGRPISGTVEYPALGSVVSHLKGPAGDAVPKYVLMGYPTPSRSPGFLGAAEGYLYLTETTSGPKGLIRPERISQKSYDRRRQLLDRLRAEATVENRPKLQQYDELLSQGFRLSGPEFMQVFDLDNEPADLRNSYGDEFGQRCLLARRLVERGVRFVEVTSNLNFVNGTGWDTHNDGHKKQHLLIQSLDAALSSLLLDLETHHLLDKTMVVVYSEFGRPGRYDSGGGRNHHSKAFSTVIAGGGLNTGQVIGETDDLAENPLSRPISVPDFFATIYQTLGIPQSTELDASSRPIPLTDGGRPLHELFT, from the coding sequence ATGGAAACTCACCGCCGTCAATTCCTGAAAGGGACTGTAGCATCTGCAATGGCGTCCACGCTTGTAGGTGCTGGTGTTGGATCAAGTAAAACTTGGGCAAGTGACACTTCCCATACGCTTCAGATGCCCCCTTTGGGCAAGGCGGAACACTGCATCGTGCTTTGGTTAGGAGGGGGAGCTTCCCAGATTGATACATGGGATCCAAAGCGACAAAGCAAAGACGGGCTTAAAGATCCCGGTTCTTCATATGCCTCGATTCCGACAGCGATTCCGGGGGCAAAGGTTTGCGAACACCTTTCTCGAACCGCTCCGCTTTTGGATCGGGCTGCCCTCTTGCGAACTGTTCATCATGATGTGATCAATGAGCACTCTGCAGCAGTGAACCGAATGCACACAGGCAGGCCGATCAGCGGGACAGTTGAATATCCCGCTCTTGGTTCGGTTGTTTCACATCTGAAAGGTCCCGCCGGTGATGCTGTTCCGAAATATGTTTTAATGGGTTATCCGACCCCATCCCGGAGTCCTGGATTTCTTGGAGCTGCGGAAGGATATCTGTATCTCACTGAAACAACATCCGGTCCCAAAGGGCTCATCCGTCCCGAGCGCATCAGCCAAAAAAGTTACGACCGTCGCCGACAACTGCTTGATCGACTCAGGGCGGAAGCGACTGTGGAAAATCGTCCTAAACTTCAACAATATGACGAGCTTCTCTCGCAAGGGTTCCGACTTTCTGGTCCAGAATTCATGCAAGTCTTTGATCTGGATAACGAACCAGCTGACTTAAGAAATTCTTACGGTGATGAATTCGGTCAAAGGTGTTTACTTGCTCGACGACTAGTGGAACGTGGAGTTCGATTTGTTGAAGTCACCTCGAACCTGAATTTCGTTAACGGAACTGGTTGGGATACTCATAACGATGGGCATAAAAAACAACACCTTCTGATCCAGAGTTTAGACGCAGCTCTTTCTTCGTTGCTGCTAGACCTCGAAACTCATCACCTGCTCGACAAAACTATGGTCGTCGTCTACTCAGAGTTCGGTCGCCCCGGTCGGTATGATTCCGGTGGCGGACGAAATCATCATAGTAAGGCGTTCAGTACTGTCATTGCGGGCGGCGGGTTGAACACTGGTCAAGTCATCGGCGAAACGGACGACCTCGCAGAGAATCCTCTTTCGCGACCAATTTCCGTCCCAGATTTCTTCGCCACGATTTATCAGACCTTAGGGATTCCACAATCGACGGAACTCGATGCCAGTTCACGTCCGATTCCATTAACCGATGGCGGACGACCACTGCACGAACTATTCACTTAA